A stretch of the Desulfatiglans anilini DSM 4660 genome encodes the following:
- a CDS encoding YajD family HNH nuclease encodes MRRAIAEARKAAAEREKGYREQSLKIHPWICARCGREFTRKNLHLLTVHHKDHNHDNNPVDGSNWENLCVYCHENEHRRYLDYVEGGGAEAGQSADTKLTHSPFAKLQGLAVKKNS; translated from the coding sequence ATGAGGCGTGCCATAGCGGAGGCCCGCAAGGCCGCGGCCGAGCGGGAAAAGGGTTACCGCGAGCAGTCCCTGAAAATCCATCCGTGGATCTGCGCCCGTTGCGGCCGGGAGTTCACCCGCAAGAATCTGCACTTGCTGACCGTTCATCACAAAGATCACAACCATGACAACAACCCGGTCGATGGGAGCAATTGGGAGAATCTCTGTGTGTATTGTCATGAAAATGAGCATCGCCGCTATCTTGACTATGTCGAAGGCGGCGGTGCCGAGGCGGGTCAGAGCGCAGATACGAAACTGACACACAGCCCGTTTGCTAAGCTTCAGGGGTTGGCCGTAAAGAAAAATTCTTGA